The following proteins come from a genomic window of Dysidea avara chromosome 12, odDysAvar1.4, whole genome shotgun sequence:
- the LOC136240540 gene encoding uncharacterized protein — MSLKTVSIVGTAGRKGGWKKMSKELYEMMCNKAKIIITQHFGLELSQVHLVSGGAAWADHIAVSLFFCEEVGELTLHLPTRLCTEGEAPQFYDNGLKDWKNNPGCTANKLHQEFSKKLHEDTLQHLTLADTVGANLLVHSGFHDRNSHVATSDYLLAFTWGSGDVPMEGGTMDTWKKCRGRKYHVPLESFGVSPRKRKRQTDIRDIMSRSKQKKLKS, encoded by the exons ATGTCACTAAAGACAGTCAGTATAGTGGGAACTGCTGGTAGAAAAGGTGGATGGAAGAAGATGTCAAAAGAACTCTACGAAATGATGTGCAATAAGGCAAAGATCATCATAACACAACACTTTGGACTAGAATTGTCCCAAGTACATCTAGTCAGTGGTGGAGCAGCTTGGGCAG ATCATATTGCTGTGAGCCTGTTTTTTTGTGAAGAAGTTGGAGAGTTAACACTCCACTTGCCCACACGACTATGTACAGAAGGTGAAGCACCTCAGTTTTATGACAATGGATTAAAAGATTGGAAAAATAACCCTGGTTGTACTGCCAACAAACTACACCAAGAGTTCAGTAAAAAACTTCATGAAGATACTTTACAGCATTTAACTCTTGCTGATACAGTAGGTGCTAATTTATTGGTGCACAGTGGCTTCCATGACAGAAATAGTCATGTGGCTACAAGTGATTATTTGTTAGCATTCACATGGGGTAGTGGTGATGTCCCTATGGAAGGTGGTACCATGGATACGTGGAAGAAATGTAGAGGAAGGAAGTATCATGTTCCACTAGAATCATTTGGTGTTTCaccaagaaaaaga
- the LOC136240541 gene encoding pyridoxine-5'-phosphate oxidase-like, which yields MYRMEAVKGIDMCDSRVSYGSVDFTKDDLVSQDDPYAQFNHWFKQAKECDAIAEPNAMAIATCSANIPSVRMVLMKWIGPNGLVFFTNLCSRKGRELEDNPNASVVFYWPPLHRQIRVEGKVKKLSEEESTKYFHSRPRDSQISASVSKQSSVIESKVVLRQEHERLKQKYADESVPIPKPPDWGGYIIEPSCFEFWQGHSDRLHDRIVFAQQSDSTWTVQLLAP from the coding sequence ATGTATAGGATGGAAGCAGTCAAGGGAATAGACATGTGTGATAGTCGTGTTAGCTACGGTAGTGTTGACTTCACTAAAGATGATCTAGTGTCTCAAGATGACCCTTATGCTCAGTTCAATCACTGGTTCAAACAAGCTAAAGAATGTGATGCTATTGCTGAACCAAATGCaatggctatagctacatgtagtgCTAATATTCCCTCAGTAAGAATGGTATTGATGAAATGGATTGGACCAAATGGACTAGTGTTCTTTACCAACCTGTGCAGCAGGAAAGGCAGAGAATTAGAAGACAACCCCAATGCTTCTGTTGTGTTTTACTGGCCACCATTGCACAGACAAATTCGTGTAGAGGGAAAGGTAAAGAAATTATCGGAAGAAGAGTCTACTAAATATTTCCATTCTCGACCACGTGATAGCCAAATAAGTGCTAGCGTTAGCAAGCAAAGTAGTGTCATTGAGAGTAAAGTTGTTCTGAGGCAAGAACACGAGAGATTAAAGCAGAAGTATGCTGATGAAAGCGTCCCCATTCCAAAGCCTCCAGATTGGGGTGGCTACATTATTGAACCATCTTGTTTTGAGTTTTGGCAGGGACATAGTGATCGTTTACATGACAGAATTGTGTTTGCACAACAAAGTGACTCAACCTGGACTGTTCAGCTACTAGCACCTTAA